One window of Jannaschia sp. CCS1 genomic DNA carries:
- a CDS encoding c-type cytochrome: MFDTMTITKVGGAVCAALLVFLLGGWAAEELYAIDNHSEDHVSGYRIALPDDDSPAAEPEPEIPFEEVYAVADAGAGERLWRQCSACHALNAGQNGVGPYLAGIVDRPKHSADGFDYSDALLALEGAWTPENISSFITNPRAYAPGTSMSYGGMDDVEDRANLIAYLATQ; encoded by the coding sequence ATGTTCGACACGATGACGATTACGAAAGTAGGCGGTGCAGTCTGCGCAGCCCTTCTGGTGTTCCTCTTGGGCGGCTGGGCCGCTGAGGAGTTGTACGCCATTGATAACCACAGCGAAGATCACGTCAGCGGCTACCGCATTGCCTTGCCCGATGACGATTCGCCGGCGGCAGAGCCCGAGCCTGAGATTCCGTTCGAGGAGGTCTATGCCGTCGCCGATGCAGGGGCTGGAGAGCGCCTGTGGCGTCAGTGTTCCGCCTGTCACGCGCTGAACGCGGGCCAGAACGGTGTGGGTCCCTATCTGGCTGGGATCGTGGACCGCCCGAAGCATTCGGCTGATGGGTTTGACTACTCGGATGCCCTGTTGGCTCTTGAAGGGGCGTGGACGCCTGAGAATATCTCGTCGTTCATTACCAACCCCCGCGCCTATGCGCCGGGAACCTCGATGAGCTACGGTGGCATGGACGACGTGGAAGACCGCGCCAACCTGATCGCGTATCTCGCGACGCAGTAG
- a CDS encoding prephenate dehydratase, which translates to MTDRIAFQGEPGAYSHQACHEARPNLEALPCASFEDVIEAVRAGDAQQAMVPVENSTYGRVADIHRLLPESGLHIVDEAFVRVHINLLAVPGATLENVTEAHSHLVLLPQCSKFLAKNGIKGRVSSDNARAARDVADWADPSKAALASELAGEIYGLNALARHIEDHDRNTTRFLVMAPDADMTRRAERMMTTFVFRVRNIPAALYKAMGGFATNSVNMTKLESYMVDGSFTATQFYSDIEGHPDDANVQLAMEELGYFTDQLKILGTYPADAARD; encoded by the coding sequence ATGACGGACCGTATCGCCTTCCAGGGAGAGCCCGGCGCCTATTCCCATCAGGCCTGCCATGAGGCTCGCCCCAACCTCGAAGCCCTGCCCTGTGCAAGCTTCGAGGATGTGATCGAGGCTGTCAGGGCCGGAGACGCGCAACAGGCGATGGTCCCGGTGGAGAACTCAACCTACGGGCGTGTTGCGGACATCCACAGGCTTCTGCCCGAATCGGGTTTGCACATCGTGGACGAGGCATTCGTACGCGTGCACATCAACCTTCTGGCGGTGCCTGGCGCGACGCTGGAAAACGTGACCGAGGCCCACAGCCACCTTGTTTTACTCCCCCAATGCAGCAAGTTTCTTGCGAAGAACGGGATCAAGGGCCGGGTCAGCAGCGACAATGCGCGCGCCGCGCGTGATGTGGCGGATTGGGCCGATCCGTCGAAGGCCGCGCTCGCTTCAGAGCTGGCCGGGGAGATCTACGGCCTCAACGCTCTGGCCCGCCATATCGAGGATCATGACCGCAACACCACGCGGTTTCTGGTCATGGCACCGGACGCGGACATGACCCGACGCGCGGAACGGATGATGACGACTTTCGTCTTTCGTGTCCGAAACATTCCTGCGGCACTATATAAAGCGATGGGTGGGTTTGCCACCAATAGTGTGAACATGACCAAGCTCGAATCATACATGGTTGACGGGTCATTCACCGCGACGCAGTTCTACTCGGACATCGAAGGGCATCCCGATGACGCCAACGTTCAGCTTGCGATGGAAGAACTGGGATATTTCACAGACCAGCTAAAGATCCTCGGCACCTATCCTGCCGATGCCGCCCGGGACTGA
- a CDS encoding alpha/beta hydrolase, protein MPQWPAGFIETERADLRPRAPTSLNYTPQVRDVITYRMVDGLSLRRASAYDGGQGPVPRPVVVLFHGASRDELSMIDMWDETARTHGLVLISLKSGGPSWDPNTDDTDVLARALDAAEADIPIDRSRMFLFGHSAGSIYAQLLANRADGPWLAVAGHGGTLPALWVQARDAAPPMRHYLGSSDGLFAPYDARQSSEVLAAAGHHSELVLIPGHTHWFYEGGPAIAEDAWLWFAEMMAEPAG, encoded by the coding sequence ATGCCCCAGTGGCCAGCGGGTTTCATTGAAACCGAGCGTGCCGATCTGCGCCCCCGTGCCCCGACCTCGCTGAACTACACACCGCAGGTCCGAGACGTGATCACCTACCGGATGGTGGACGGGCTCAGCCTGCGTCGTGCCTCCGCTTACGATGGCGGGCAGGGGCCTGTCCCGCGCCCTGTCGTGGTGTTATTTCACGGGGCTTCGCGCGATGAACTTAGCATGATCGACATGTGGGATGAGACGGCTCGCACCCACGGCTTGGTTCTGATCTCGCTGAAGTCAGGTGGCCCATCATGGGATCCCAACACCGACGATACCGACGTTCTGGCCCGCGCCCTCGATGCGGCAGAGGCAGATATTCCGATTGATCGCAGTCGGATGTTTCTGTTCGGGCATTCCGCGGGGTCGATCTATGCGCAGCTTCTGGCCAACCGCGCCGATGGCCCATGGCTCGCAGTTGCAGGCCATGGAGGTACCTTGCCCGCCCTTTGGGTCCAGGCCCGTGACGCCGCCCCACCCATGCGCCATTATCTGGGATCGTCGGACGGGCTCTTCGCGCCCTATGACGCTCGGCAATCTTCCGAGGTCCTTGCCGCTGCGGGACATCATAGCGAATTGGTCCTGATCCCCGGCCACACCCATTGGTTTTATGAGGGCGGCCCTGCCATCGCCGAAGACGCCTGGCTGTGGTTTGCCGAAATGATGGCGGAACCGGCCGGATAG
- a CDS encoding bifunctional 2',3'-cyclic-nucleotide 2'-phosphodiesterase/3'-nucleotidase, with translation MTLPEQIVTAQGTAAGLTAHLRVLATTDLHAHLLPYDYYTDKRDSSVGLAQLGELVAAARAASQNILLLDNGDTLQGAPLADAAVAEIVPAGRLHPMIAAMNALGFDAATLGNHDFDFGLGHLKASLKGAKFPVVSANVDSTDGTPFVPKRCILTRQVTDSLGGVQSLKIGITGAVPPQVAMWNKPHLHGLMTFTDIVSAVRAEVAALRSEGADIVLVLAHSGYGSLNAGPGAENVALQVAQIEGVDGVVAGHTHKLRAEPTKPGAPIVQPGAFGSHLGCIDLVIGQADTDKGWSVRQTQATNFATTQRRALGAIPVRRMLNDYPKLRFAVAREHDATRSFVARPLGATAVPLETFFSVIAPCAATQVIADAQWEAARPLIAANRALNGLPVLSAVAPFKAGGRSGPRSYTDVPVGPLRLRHAADLYLYPNMLSVLRVTGQGVRDWLERSASLFHQIHTDRDAPQQLIDHEFAPYNFDRLAGLRYQIDVSRPARTNAEGDVVHDTPGRIHALTLADGTPLAPDDEVAVITNSYRSAGGGHMRAAQAAEEAIVAQFSVRDAVARYISDSDGPIRPIVEPTFSFSPLGGVDVVFETGSEALKHPGRAAELGLAALQATTTPDAFQPFAMHL, from the coding sequence ATGACCCTCCCAGAACAAATCGTAACCGCGCAGGGGACAGCGGCGGGATTGACGGCGCATCTTCGGGTGCTCGCCACAACAGACCTGCATGCCCATTTGCTTCCCTACGACTACTATACCGACAAGCGCGACAGCTCGGTTGGTTTGGCGCAACTGGGCGAGTTGGTCGCCGCGGCCCGCGCTGCATCGCAAAACATTCTGCTTCTGGACAATGGCGACACGCTTCAGGGCGCGCCGCTGGCCGATGCCGCCGTGGCGGAGATTGTGCCTGCCGGGCGGTTGCATCCTATGATCGCGGCGATGAACGCGCTGGGGTTTGACGCGGCGACGCTGGGAAACCACGACTTCGATTTCGGGCTGGGGCATCTGAAAGCCTCTCTGAAAGGCGCAAAGTTTCCAGTCGTATCCGCCAATGTCGACAGCACAGATGGCACGCCGTTTGTGCCGAAGCGCTGCATTCTGACCCGGCAGGTGACCGACAGTCTGGGCGGGGTGCAGAGCCTCAAGATTGGGATCACCGGTGCGGTGCCGCCCCAGGTGGCGATGTGGAACAAGCCGCATTTGCACGGCCTTATGACATTCACCGATATAGTGTCTGCGGTGCGGGCGGAGGTGGCCGCGCTCAGGTCTGAGGGGGCGGATATCGTTCTGGTCCTTGCCCATTCCGGGTACGGCAGCCTGAATGCGGGGCCGGGCGCGGAAAATGTCGCGTTGCAGGTCGCACAGATCGAAGGCGTGGACGGCGTCGTTGCGGGTCACACCCACAAATTGCGGGCGGAGCCGACCAAACCTGGGGCACCGATCGTCCAGCCGGGTGCGTTCGGCTCTCATCTGGGGTGCATTGATCTGGTCATCGGACAGGCTGATACAGACAAGGGCTGGAGCGTGCGCCAGACGCAGGCCACCAATTTCGCCACCACGCAACGGCGCGCGCTGGGGGCGATCCCGGTGCGGCGGATGTTGAACGATTACCCCAAGCTGCGCTTCGCTGTCGCGCGCGAGCATGACGCGACCCGCAGCTTCGTGGCGCGGCCCCTAGGGGCGACGGCTGTGCCATTGGAGACGTTCTTCTCGGTCATCGCGCCCTGCGCTGCGACGCAAGTTATCGCGGATGCCCAATGGGAGGCGGCGCGACCCCTAATTGCGGCGAACCGCGCGCTGAATGGCTTGCCAGTCTTGTCCGCCGTGGCCCCGTTCAAAGCCGGTGGACGGTCAGGCCCGCGCAGCTACACCGATGTGCCGGTTGGCCCGCTGCGTCTGCGCCATGCGGCGGATCTCTACCTTTATCCTAACATGCTCAGTGTGTTGCGGGTCACGGGGCAGGGGGTGCGGGACTGGTTGGAGCGGTCTGCCTCTCTCTTCCACCAGATCCATACAGATCGCGATGCTCCACAACAGCTGATCGACCATGAGTTCGCCCCCTACAATTTTGACCGGTTGGCCGGGCTGCGCTATCAGATCGATGTCTCCCGCCCCGCCCGCACGAACGCCGAAGGCGATGTGGTCCACGATACGCCCGGTCGCATTCATGCGCTGACCCTGGCCGACGGGACCCCCCTGGCCCCCGATGACGAAGTGGCCGTGATCACCAATTCCTACCGCTCTGCGGGCGGTGGGCACATGAGGGCGGCCCAGGCGGCGGAGGAAGCAATCGTCGCCCAGTTTTCGGTCCGCGATGCCGTGGCCCGCTACATCAGTGACAGCGATGGGCCGATCCGTCCGATCGTTGAGCCGACATTTTCTTTCAGCCCTCTGGGCGGTGTTGATGTGGTGTTTGAGACGGGGTCAGAGGCCTTGAAACATCCAGGCCGCGCGGCGGAACTGGGGCTTGCGGCGTTGCAAGCAACGACGACCCCCGACGCGTTCCAGCCCTTTGCGATGCATCTGTGA
- the nudC gene encoding NAD(+) diphosphatase translates to MRASEDVTFGTSGLDRAAALRLDPGRLAAALIAGAPVLPVWRGKVMVEGAPETGDVRLAYRKMGDLVLSKADETPVFLGLDRDGETPVFALDISAWTPKSVDEAAVTAFLDPSVQVHPAERVAGAGFRELRALMTHLTKREAEISATARAILTWHSTHQFCAKCGAKSTLSQAGWQRDCAACDAKHFPRTDPVVIMLITRGDNVLVGRSPGWPEGMYSLLAGFVEPGESIEAAVRREVFEEAGIDVGRVDYLSSQPWPFPASLMFGCRGEALSTEIDIDPVEIEDAKWVSRSEMLEVFAGNDATMLPARKGAIAHFLLHHWLSDTLD, encoded by the coding sequence ATGCGTGCCAGCGAAGATGTAACTTTCGGGACCTCGGGTCTCGATCGCGCGGCAGCGCTGCGGCTGGATCCGGGTCGCCTTGCCGCCGCGTTGATTGCGGGGGCACCCGTTCTGCCGGTCTGGCGCGGCAAGGTCATGGTCGAGGGCGCGCCAGAAACCGGTGATGTGCGCTTGGCATATCGCAAGATGGGCGATCTCGTCCTGTCCAAAGCCGATGAGACCCCAGTTTTTCTGGGCTTGGATAGAGACGGCGAGACGCCGGTCTTCGCGTTGGATATCTCGGCCTGGACGCCAAAATCGGTGGATGAGGCCGCTGTGACCGCCTTTCTGGATCCGTCCGTGCAGGTCCATCCGGCGGAGCGCGTGGCGGGCGCCGGATTTCGCGAGTTGCGGGCCCTGATGACCCACCTCACAAAGCGCGAGGCGGAGATTTCGGCCACGGCGCGCGCAATCCTCACCTGGCATTCGACCCATCAGTTCTGTGCGAAATGCGGTGCCAAAAGCACCCTGTCCCAGGCCGGGTGGCAGCGTGATTGTGCCGCCTGCGATGCCAAACACTTCCCCCGCACCGATCCCGTCGTGATCATGTTGATCACAAGGGGCGACAATGTCCTGGTGGGCCGCTCCCCCGGCTGGCCCGAGGGGATGTATTCGCTTCTGGCGGGCTTTGTGGAGCCCGGAGAAAGCATCGAGGCCGCCGTGCGCCGTGAGGTGTTTGAGGAGGCAGGCATTGACGTGGGCCGCGTTGATTACCTCTCCAGCCAGCCCTGGCCCTTTCCGGCTTCGCTGATGTTTGGATGCCGGGGCGAGGCGCTATCGACAGAGATCGACATCGACCCCGTTGAAATTGAGGACGCAAAATGGGTCAGCCGATCTGAAATGCTGGAGGTATTCGCGGGCAACGACGCAACGATGCTGCCCGCCCGCAAGGGTGCTATCGCGCATTTCCTGCTCCACCATTGGTTGTCAGACACGCTCGATTAA
- a CDS encoding DMT family transporter — protein sequence MSQPQNPLRGIGLKIASVCVFVTMASLIKVTADVIPPGQAVFFRSFFAIPVILVWLVMQHDLAHGLETANPMGHLWRGLVGTTAMGLGFAGLGLLPLPEVTAIGYAAPILVVIFAAMFLGEQVRLFRLSMVALGLGGVLIVLSPRLVVDPETADSAQALGAVLVLMGAVCAALAQVFVRKLVQTERTAAIVFWFSITASCLSLLTLPWGWVWPTTSQAVTLVAAGLAGGVGQILLTSSYRHADASLIAPFEYTSMLLAIGVGYFVFAEVPTGPMLTGAALIVFAGIAIIWRERQLGIKRGARRAGTPQP from the coding sequence ATGTCCCAACCCCAGAACCCCCTACGCGGCATCGGCCTGAAAATCGCGTCGGTCTGTGTTTTCGTCACCATGGCGTCGCTGATCAAAGTCACGGCGGACGTTATTCCCCCGGGTCAGGCGGTGTTTTTCCGGTCCTTCTTCGCGATCCCGGTCATTCTGGTGTGGTTGGTGATGCAACATGACCTCGCCCATGGCCTGGAGACCGCGAACCCGATGGGCCACTTGTGGCGTGGACTTGTGGGAACCACGGCGATGGGTCTTGGCTTCGCCGGATTGGGCTTATTGCCCCTGCCGGAGGTCACGGCAATCGGCTACGCTGCGCCCATTCTGGTCGTGATTTTTGCCGCGATGTTCCTGGGCGAACAGGTGCGTCTTTTCCGGCTGTCGATGGTGGCCTTGGGCTTGGGTGGCGTGCTGATCGTTTTGTCACCGCGCCTTGTCGTGGATCCGGAAACCGCCGATAGCGCGCAGGCGCTTGGCGCGGTTCTGGTCTTGATGGGGGCGGTCTGTGCGGCGCTTGCGCAGGTCTTCGTGCGCAAACTGGTCCAGACCGAACGGACGGCAGCCATCGTCTTCTGGTTCTCGATCACCGCGTCGTGCCTGTCCTTGCTGACCCTGCCCTGGGGCTGGGTCTGGCCCACGACGTCACAGGCCGTGACCCTAGTCGCGGCGGGCCTTGCAGGCGGCGTTGGTCAAATCCTTCTGACATCGTCCTACCGCCATGCCGACGCGTCCCTTATCGCGCCGTTCGAATATACCTCGATGCTGCTGGCCATTGGTGTGGGCTATTTCGTGTTCGCGGAGGTGCCAACTGGCCCCATGCTGACCGGCGCAGCGTTGATCGTCTTCGCGGGGATCGCGATCATCTGGCGGGAGCGTCAGTTGGGCATCAAACGGGGCGCGCGTCGGGCCGGGACGCCGCAGCCGTAA
- a CDS encoding KPN_02809 family neutral zinc metallopeptidase, translating into MRLRNRRTSRNVIDQRRGGPRISGRAAGGGGLGILAIVVVGYFLGVDLTPLLNQQGASFQTQQPRTGELTTAEEEAGLFASQVLATTEDVWTEIYPQAFGEQYDPPALVLFSGATQSSCGGAQAATGPFYCPADQRAYLDTEFFAYMARELGAGGDFAAAYVIAHEVAHHVQNELGILGEANRIRAASSQARSNEISVMIELQADCFSGVWASRVTDLLEPGDLDEALNAAERIGDDYLQARAGRAVNPHTFTHGTSEQRQRWFTTGYNTGDPNACDTFSAQRL; encoded by the coding sequence ATGCGTTTGCGAAACCGGAGAACCAGTCGGAACGTGATAGACCAGCGGCGTGGCGGCCCCCGGATTTCAGGCCGCGCGGCTGGCGGCGGGGGGCTTGGCATCCTGGCAATAGTCGTGGTCGGATACTTCCTTGGCGTGGATCTGACGCCGCTTCTCAACCAGCAAGGGGCCTCTTTCCAGACACAGCAACCGCGCACCGGAGAGTTGACGACCGCCGAAGAAGAAGCGGGTCTCTTCGCCTCTCAGGTCCTTGCCACGACCGAGGATGTCTGGACGGAGATTTATCCGCAGGCATTCGGAGAGCAATATGATCCCCCGGCGCTCGTGCTGTTCTCCGGCGCAACGCAATCTTCGTGCGGCGGCGCGCAGGCCGCAACCGGTCCGTTCTATTGCCCTGCCGATCAGCGTGCCTACCTCGACACTGAATTCTTTGCGTACATGGCACGGGAGCTTGGCGCGGGCGGTGACTTTGCCGCCGCTTACGTCATCGCCCACGAAGTCGCCCATCACGTCCAGAATGAGCTTGGCATCTTAGGCGAGGCGAACCGTATCCGTGCGGCCTCATCCCAAGCGCGGTCCAACGAGATATCGGTCATGATCGAGTTGCAGGCTGACTGCTTCTCTGGCGTCTGGGCATCGCGCGTTACTGACTTGCTGGAACCCGGTGATCTGGACGAGGCGTTGAACGCCGCCGAACGGATTGGCGACGATTATCTTCAGGCGCGCGCTGGCCGCGCCGTGAACCCGCACACGTTCACCCACGGCACGTCTGAGCAAAGACAGCGCTGGTTCACGACCGGATATAATACCGGCGACCCAAACGCCTGCGATACGTTCAGCGCGCAACGCCTCTAG
- the rsgA gene encoding ribosome small subunit-dependent GTPase A, with the protein MTKTTLEELGWTGRHIAQLSDQDAAATPARVNKVSRTRITALSADGPLRLVTQGDESTGEYVTGDWVLADAAEGLVLRRLERDTLLTRRAAGTGLEAQLIAANVDTLGIVTSCNADFNVARLERYLAMAASAGCLPLIILTKADMADDPRDYERRAEALSPLASAIAMNAKADNAADMLKPWSKTGQTFALVGSSGVGKTTLANALTGAEEATAGIREDDAKGRHTTTSRGLARTIFGGWLIDTPGMRALRLNDASDGIGAVFADIEALTEACKFRDCAHLSEPGCAVQAAIADGTLDEDRLRRFQKLVREDEMNQEATHERRAREKDFKKMVKTAMQASKHKRGKK; encoded by the coding sequence ATGACGAAGACGACGTTAGAGGAGCTCGGCTGGACCGGGCGCCATATCGCTCAACTGTCCGATCAAGATGCGGCGGCCACACCCGCGCGCGTCAACAAGGTCTCTCGCACACGCATCACCGCGTTGAGCGCAGATGGACCGCTGCGGTTGGTCACCCAGGGTGACGAGAGCACCGGTGAGTACGTGACCGGCGATTGGGTGCTGGCCGATGCGGCGGAAGGGCTGGTCTTGCGGCGGCTGGAGCGGGATACCCTGCTGACGCGCCGCGCGGCGGGCACCGGGCTGGAGGCGCAGTTGATCGCAGCCAATGTCGATACGCTTGGTATCGTCACCTCCTGCAACGCGGATTTCAACGTGGCGCGCCTGGAGCGGTACTTGGCCATGGCGGCCTCTGCCGGGTGCTTGCCGCTGATTATCTTGACCAAAGCGGACATGGCGGACGACCCCCGGGATTACGAGCGTCGGGCCGAGGCGCTGTCACCTCTGGCCTCTGCCATCGCGATGAACGCCAAGGCGGACAACGCCGCGGACATGCTGAAGCCTTGGAGCAAGACCGGGCAAACCTTTGCGCTGGTCGGCTCCTCCGGGGTGGGCAAGACGACGCTCGCCAATGCCCTGACCGGCGCGGAAGAGGCAACGGCAGGCATCCGGGAAGACGATGCCAAAGGCCGTCACACGACAACCTCTCGTGGGTTGGCGCGGACGATCTTTGGCGGTTGGCTGATCGACACGCCGGGCATGCGGGCGCTGCGGCTGAACGATGCCTCTGACGGGATCGGCGCAGTCTTCGCCGATATCGAGGCGCTGACCGAGGCCTGCAAGTTCCGCGATTGCGCCCATCTGTCCGAGCCCGGATGCGCGGTACAGGCCGCCATAGCCGACGGCACGTTGGACGAGGACCGCTTAAGGCGATTCCAGAAGCTGGTTCGCGAGGATGAGATGAACCAAGAGGCCACGCACGAGCGGCGCGCGCGGGAAAAGGACTTCAAGAAGATGGTGAAGACAGCAATGCAGGCGTCCAAGCACAAGCGCGGAAAGAAGTAG
- a CDS encoding DUF6404 family protein — protein sequence MADDYQTRIARAMAELEASSINSLNYAPPLFRVARRLGLKPRPPHYMSFGRAVLILGPIFGIFWGALMYVVQWRAADLALGLVVSASLMAGALFGLLMAGYYRWAGSQAGLTKWEEL from the coding sequence ATGGCAGACGATTACCAAACCCGCATCGCCCGCGCGATGGCCGAGCTTGAGGCCTCAAGCATCAACAGCCTCAACTATGCGCCCCCGCTCTTTCGCGTGGCGCGGCGGCTGGGCCTGAAACCACGCCCACCCCATTACATGAGTTTCGGACGCGCCGTCCTGATCCTCGGGCCAATTTTCGGGATCTTCTGGGGCGCGCTTATGTACGTCGTGCAGTGGCGCGCGGCAGATCTTGCGTTGGGCTTGGTCGTGTCGGCATCCCTGATGGCGGGTGCATTGTTCGGATTGCTGATGGCAGGCTACTACCGATGGGCGGGCAGCCAGGCGGGGCTGACCAAATGGGAAGAGCTGTAG
- a CDS encoding ankyrin repeat domain-containing protein, with translation MTIDRLRRDATVLKRAYAGQDPEALLRVAAHRPRAQGVALKHADFLHVIARERGFASWPHLKVSVETQGMDRAQRQQRLGQALKQGQSHVVTQMLDADPSLPDGNLALSLLLYDHTSVAQMIAGDPRRAVKPSPLSPPLTIMAQSKAIHQFPEREADMLAIADLLLAHGADPNHGMSHGDDHALSTLYFALGHANNMALSEWLLDHGADPNDGESLYHATELGHHGGLRLLLAHGADPKGTNALLRAMDFHDVEAVRMLLAAGAQADDFNAEEVGGEAPWTVPALHQAARRMSPPAMVTLLLDGGADPQRIYDGVTPYAYARIFGNAALAEQLEAAGYATPLSETEALLAEVADGAVPEGRYVDPAKMPPAARNIIREILHLPGKLPHLQRLAAVGVEYDLADGSGVTPVQGAGWSGLPDVMADLLRLKPDLGHLNDYGGNLFSTILHGAENNPEREGRDYIACLRLALEHGVALPKAAPDRVGDPEIADFLREWAEAHPGQVVESGPI, from the coding sequence ATGACAATCGACCGACTCCGCCGTGATGCCACGGTGCTCAAGAGGGCTTATGCGGGACAAGACCCGGAAGCCCTCTTGCGCGTGGCAGCGCACCGGCCAAGGGCCCAAGGCGTGGCCCTGAAGCACGCCGACTTCCTCCATGTTATTGCTCGGGAACGCGGGTTTGCATCCTGGCCGCATCTGAAGGTGTCGGTGGAGACGCAGGGCATGGACCGTGCGCAGCGACAGCAGCGATTGGGGCAGGCCTTAAAGCAGGGCCAGTCCCATGTCGTGACCCAGATGTTGGACGCCGACCCAAGCCTGCCCGACGGCAATCTGGCGCTGTCGCTTCTGCTGTATGACCACACATCCGTGGCGCAGATGATCGCCGGGGACCCGCGCCGCGCCGTCAAGCCAAGCCCGCTGAGCCCGCCTCTGACGATAATGGCGCAATCCAAGGCAATCCATCAGTTTCCGGAGCGGGAAGCGGATATGCTGGCCATTGCCGATCTGTTGCTGGCCCATGGGGCCGATCCAAACCACGGCATGTCCCATGGGGACGATCACGCCCTGTCCACGCTCTATTTCGCGCTTGGACATGCCAATAACATGGCCTTGTCTGAATGGCTGCTGGATCACGGCGCCGACCCCAATGATGGCGAGTCGCTGTATCATGCGACCGAGCTTGGCCACCACGGCGGGCTACGTCTCTTGCTAGCCCACGGGGCCGACCCGAAGGGCACCAACGCGCTTCTCAGGGCGATGGATTTCCACGATGTGGAGGCCGTCCGCATGTTGCTTGCGGCGGGGGCACAGGCCGATGATTTCAATGCTGAAGAGGTAGGCGGAGAGGCCCCATGGACCGTTCCCGCCCTCCATCAGGCGGCCCGCCGTATGTCGCCGCCCGCGATGGTGACCCTGCTGCTGGACGGTGGGGCGGACCCACAGCGCATTTACGACGGCGTTACCCCTTACGCCTACGCCCGCATCTTCGGCAATGCGGCCCTTGCAGAGCAACTGGAAGCCGCAGGCTATGCCACGCCTCTGTCCGAAACGGAGGCGCTGTTGGCCGAGGTCGCTGACGGCGCGGTGCCAGAGGGCCGCTATGTTGATCCCGCCAAGATGCCACCCGCCGCTCGCAACATCATCCGCGAGATCCTGCATCTGCCTGGCAAGCTGCCGCATCTGCAACGGCTTGCGGCTGTCGGTGTGGAATATGACCTTGCCGATGGATCAGGCGTGACGCCGGTGCAGGGGGCAGGGTGGTCTGGCCTGCCCGATGTCATGGCGGACCTGTTGCGCCTGAAGCCTGATCTGGGGCACCTCAACGATTATGGCGGCAACTTGTTCTCGACGATCCTGCATGGGGCCGAGAACAATCCGGAGAGGGAGGGGCGCGACTACATCGCGTGCCTTCGCCTTGCATTGGAGCACGGGGTGGCTTTGCCCAAAGCGGCCCCCGACCGGGTCGGTGATCCGGAGATCGCCGATTTCCTGCGCGAATGGGCCGAGGCGCATCCGGGACAGGTGGTGGAGAGCGGCCCAATTTGA
- a CDS encoding YidH family protein codes for MGSDKNEMAKDRTDWAEDRTILANERTFAGWMRTGMAAVAIALGLKAVFGEFEPTWAAKATSSVFIVLACYIFYAARQQACATQQRMEQHDATAKSTGSMTATAIILAIGSILTGAILWLL; via the coding sequence ATGGGCAGCGACAAGAACGAAATGGCCAAGGACCGCACGGATTGGGCAGAGGATCGCACGATCCTGGCCAACGAGCGGACTTTTGCGGGCTGGATGCGCACCGGGATGGCCGCCGTCGCCATAGCCCTTGGCCTGAAAGCGGTTTTTGGTGAGTTTGAGCCGACATGGGCCGCGAAGGCGACCTCCAGCGTGTTCATCGTATTGGCCTGCTACATATTCTACGCCGCCCGCCAACAGGCCTGCGCCACGCAACAGCGGATGGAACAGCACGACGCAACGGCCAAATCTACCGGCTCGATGACGGCAACGGCAATCATCCTGGCCATCGGCTCCATTCTGACCGGCGCGATTCTTTGGCTGCTGTAA